GCGCACCCCGAACGAGATCCCCGTGGTGTCGGCCACCCGGCGCATCAACGCCGCCGTGGTGCTGTCCTCGAAACGCTGCCGCAGGTCCCGCCCGCCGATTGCCGACACCTCGTAGGGCCCCGTCACCGGCCGGAAGTCCACCAGGATCGCGTCACCGGCCGACCGGATCGTCGAGGTGGCCGTCAACCGCTGACCGTTGATCGCCACCGCCTCGGCGCCCACCCCCCACAGGCCGTTGGCGACCCGCTGCAGGTCGCTGTAGATCACCCGGTCCGGACCGTTGGCGCCGTCGCCGCCGGTGACGGCGTTCGGGTTCTCCGGCGGGTCGGCCAACCGGACCACCACCCCGTCACCGCGTACCCGGCCCACCCCGGTGCCCGCCTCCAGCTCCCGCAGCCGCGCCGCGTCGGAGCCGCTCAACGCCAACCCCCGCAGCCGGGTGACCTCGTCGCGCAACTCGTCGGCACGCGTGGTCAACTCGTCGGACTGCTGCTGCCGCTGGTTGATCTGCTCCACCAACCCGGCCCGGGCCTGGCTGCGCCCCGGCTCCTCGGCCACGGTCTGGCGGTAGGCCACCGCGAACAGGAACCCCAACGCCACCAGCACCACCACGCTGACCAGCCGCGCCGACCAGCCGACACCGCCGGTGGGCCGCGGCCGGGCCGCCGCCTCGGCGTAACCCGGATCCAGCGGGTTACGGAACAACTCGGTCAGGAAATCCGGCACGTACACGCGTTCGGTGGCGGGTTCCCGGTCCTCACCGGCCGGCCCGGTCACGACCGGCCCGCCGACCGGGCCCGCACCAGACGCCCCGCCTGCACCACGTACAACGCCCCGGCCACCCAATACAGCACCAGCCCCCACCAGGCAAGCGACCAACCGGCCGCCGCCGCCACGGTGGCCGTGCCCGGCACCGCCGCGGCCAGCAGCAACAGCGGAAACGCCGCGAGCAGCAGGAACGTGGCGGACTTACCCACGTAGTGCACCGGCGGCGGACCGTACCCGTGGCGACGCAGCACCGTCAGCGACCCCAACAGCAGCAGCTCCCGGGCCAGCAGCGCCACGGTGAACTGCCACGGCACCACCTCCCGCACGGTGAACGCCAGCAGGGTGGCCAGAATGTACAGCCGGTCGGCGAACGGGTCGAGCAACTCCCCCAGCCGGCTGACCTGACCCAGCCGCCGCGCCGCCCAGCCGTCCACCCAGTCGGTGGTGCCGCCCACGGCCAACACCACGATCGCGGCCACATCCGCCTCGACGACCAGGAAGAGGTACAGGAACAGGGGCACCCCGAGCAGCCGTACGAAACTGATCACATTGGGCACGGTCAACACCCGACCCGCCGGGCCCAGCTGCCCGGATTCGGCGGTCGGTCGATGCTCCGCCCGAGCGGGCCAACGCGACACCGTACCTCCCCCCGCGGGCGTGCGCGCCTCGCCCGCGGACAGCGGACACGCGATCGCACGTGCGTGACGCCGCGCCCACCGTGCCTGCCGGCCCCGGGCGGCACCTGCGCCTGAATGCGGCCCACGATCGGTCGATCGCGGGCCGGTGACTTGCGCTGCCACTATAACGGGCGTTGTCGCACCCCCCGGCCGGTGACGGTGACGGTCACCGCGGGTGACAGCACTCAACAGCGAAGGTCAGGCCGTGCGGGCGGTGTTCTCCGGCGCGGCCGCGGGCACCTCGACGGCCTGACCGAAGGCCAGCAACGCCAGCAGCAGCTCGTGCTGGGCCCGCCCCGGCATCCGGTCCAACACCGCCTGCACCGCCCGGTGCCGCCGCTGTTTGACCTCACCCAACAACGTCTCGGCCGCCGCGGTGGGCACCAACCGGACCTCGCGGCGGTCCCGGGGATCGGCCACCCGCCGCACCAGCCCGGTGGCCTCCAACCGGTCACAGAGCCGACTGGCCGAGGACGGCACCACGTCGAGCAGCTCCGCCAGGCGGTTGACGTTCAACTCCGGCCGGGTGCTGATCAACGCCAACACCCGCAGCTGCGTCGGTGAGACGGTCAGGTCGTGCCGGGTCACCGCCGACTCCAGCACACCGACCAACGCCTCGGCTGCCGCCTCGATCGCCACGGCAAGGTTCGGAGGTCGCTCCACCCGGTGTCCCCTGCGATCGTCCCGCTCGTTCTCGACCGACAACTCGATTACCGCCCGCATCAGCCGGCCTGGTCGTGCGTGCCGTGCCAGTCGAGGCAGACCACGACCGCGTCGTCACGCAGATCCGCATCGGCATGGTAGGCGTGCAGCTCCCGCATCACCGTACCAACCGCCTCGGTCGCCGGCTGCAGCCGCGTGGCCCGCATCGCCCGCGCCATGGCCCGCTGCCCGTACGGCTCCGCCCCGCCCGGTGACGCGGCGTAGACACCGTCGGAGACGACGAACAGCCGGTCCCCGGCGACCAGGTCGAACTCCTGCACGTCGTAGCGGGTCTCGGCGAACATGCCCAGCGGCAGCTGCTGCTCCAGGGTGATCGCCGTCACGGCACCGCCGCGTAGCCGCAGCACGTGCGGGGAACCGGCGTCGACCGCCCGCACCCGCCCGGCGCGCACGTCGACCTCCAACAGCAGCGTCGCCACGTGCCGGCCACCCCGGTGCTGGTAGAAGATCGTGTCCGAGGCCAACTCGGCCTGCTCGACCAGCGCACCCCCGGACCGTCGGGCATTGCGCATCGCGTTGACCGTCACCGCCGTCAACAACGCCGACGGCAGGCCACTGCCCGCCCCGTTGAGCACCGTGACCGTCAACCGGTCACCGTCCAGGGACCAGTCGAAGTGGTCACCGCCGACGGTGTACGCCGGCTCCAACTGGCCGGCCAACAGAAACCCCGGCTGGTCGACGCTGCGCCCCGGCAGCAGGTCCCACTGCATCTCCGCGGCCATGCTCAACCGCTCGCGGCGCCGTACCCGCCGGTACCGGTCGGTCTCCCGGTCCGCCGCGCGTAACGCCACCGCCAGCTCACCGGCGACGTCACCGAGCTGCTCGACGGTGTCGGCCCCCGGCACCCGGGGCAGCTCCACCAGCAGCGCACCGAGGCGCTCCCCCCACACCGACAACGGCACGAACACCCGGCACCGGCCGTCCTCACCGGTGTCCAACACCGGCTGTTGGCTGCTGAAACACCGCTGGGCCAGCTGCTGGCCGGCATCGGTCAACGGCCCGCCCAGCACCGGCCACAGGCCGCTGATCTGGTAGTCGGCGATGAACACGTCGGTGCGGCAGGCCGCCAACGCCAGACGGATCGCGGCGTCGGCGGCCTCGGCCAACTGGTCGGGCGGCGCCGCCCGCAGCGCACGCGACACCCCTGCGGGCGCATCCGGCATGGTCGTCCTCCGCACATGTTCTTGCCGTAGGGCAAGCATCATACGGACGGTGGCCCACCGACCGCCGCCGGCACTGGCCGTCTCCGTCCGGGCGTCGCCGGCCGGCCACCCGACACCCCAGGAGGCACCGGTGCCCCGGTATCGGCCCGGCGACACCACGGCGACGGCGATACTGACCCCCGGAACCCAGGTGGGCAGGAGGTGACCGGTGAACTCGGCACACAACGCGGCGGTGGTCGTCGGCGTGGACGGCTCACCGCAGGCACTGCGGGCCGTCGGCCTGGCCGCCACCCAGGCCCACCGCCACCAACGGCCACTGCGGGTGGTACACGCCTTCATCTGGCCGAGGCTGCACCTGCCCACCGGTGGCCCATCCGGCAGCGCACTGCGCCCCCAGGCCGAACAGCTGGTCACCGAGGCCGTCGACACCGCCCGACGCACCATACCGGACCTGCCCGTCACCGGGGAGATCATCGACGGTGAGGCCTCGGCGGTCCTGCTCGGCGAAGCCCCCACCGCGGCGATGATCGTGCTCGGCGACCGGGGTCTCGGCGGCTTCGGGGCCCTGCTCGTCGGCTCCGTCGCCGTCCAGGTCACCACCTACGCCCCCGGCCCGGTGCTCATCGCCCGGGGCGCCGACCACCCCCACGGACCCGTCGTCGTCGGCGTCGACGGCTCACCGGTCTCCGCCGCCGCCGTCGACTTCGCCGCCCAGGAGGCCACCCTGCGCGGCACCGACCTCGTCGCGCTGCACGCCTACCGGCATCCCACCGCCACCTCCCCCGGCGACATGCAACCGGTCGTCTACGACAAGCAACGACTACGCCAGATCCACGACCAGATCGTCGCCGACGCCGTCGCCGACCTCACCCACCGCCTGCCCGACCTGACCGTCCACCGCCACCCGGTGCCCGCCCGCACCCGCACCGCCCTGCTCGACGCCTCCCGGCAGGCGCAACTGCTGGTCGTCGGCGGCCACGGCCACGGCGCGCTCGGCGGGCTGCTGCTCGGCTCGGTCAGCCAGGCGGTACTACACCACAGCGCCTGCCCGGTCGCCGTGGTCCGCGCCCCGCACTGACCCGCGCCCACCACACCCGGGCATGGGTGCGCCCCCGCCGGGTAGACCCACCGCGGCACACGCACACCACCCACGGGGAGGCCCACCATGGCGGGACCACGACCAGGCAGCAACGCCTACGACAAACAACGCGCGCGGCTGCGTACCGCCGTCGAGAACTCCGGACGCGCCACCGACAGCGAGGCCAACGACGTGGCCAACCAGGTGCTGCGCGAGGACCGCGGCCAACGCGGCGTGGTCCGCGGCGACCGCACCTACGGCCCCAAGGGCGAACGGGAAGCCGGCGCCCCCAAGTGACCTGCCGTACCGGCCCACGCCGCTGAGCACCACCGACACGGGATACCCGCCGCGGACACCGGCATCGCGGCCGCCCCGGCGGGTACCCACCGGACATGACCGACCCGCACCGCACCGCCCGGGCCCTGCTGGACCGCCACGGCCGCACCTTCGCCGACGACGCCGGCATCACCCTCACCGACCGGCCCGCCCCGCTGTACCAGCTGCTGGTGCTCACCACCCTGCTCAGCACCCGCATCCGGGCATCCCTGGCGGTCAGCGCCGCCCGGCACCTGTTCGCCGCCGGCTACCGCACCCCGCACGCCATGGCCGCGGCGAGCTGGTCCGACCGCGTCGACGCCCTCGGGGCGGCCCACTACCGCCGCTACGACGAACGCACCGCCACCATGCTCGGCACCGCCGCCACACACTGCCAGCAGCGCTGGCACGGCGACCTGCGGCGGCTACACGCCGACACCGGCGCCGACCGCACGGCGCTGCGCCGCGCGCTCACCGAATTCCCCGGCATCGGACCCACCGGCGCCGACATCTTCCTCCGCGAGGCCCAGAGCGTCTGGCCGGACCTGCGGCCCTTCCTGGACCGCCGGGCCCTCGCCGGTGCCCGCCGGCTGGGCCTGCCCACCTCCGCGCCACAGCTGGCCCACCTGGTCGCACCCGCCGACCTCGGCCGCCTCGCCAGCGCCCTGGTCCGCGTCACCCTCGACGAGAAGGCCGCCACCGACATCAGCCGCCAGGCGACCGCCTAGGCGGCGTTACCCGGCCGGGTCAGATACCACACCAGCAACGCCGCGAGCAGCGCCAACACGATCAGCCCACCGGAGACCCCAGCCGGCTCGTCCGGCCCCCGCCCGGTGGTACCGAAGTAGATCACCGCGAGCCCGGCGAGCACCGCGAAGAAGGTACGCCACCCCCGGTCATTCACCCACCCGACGATACGACTTCACCTGCCACTTCTGTCCGATTCGGCAGAGGTGTCCTCCGGACGGGGGAAACCCGTCAGTCGACCTCCAGATCGTCCAACGAGATCGCATGGGTCATCAACCACCGCGCCAACGCCGGCATCCCGAACAACCACAACGGCGCCGACTCGGTCGTACCGTTGGTCGCCACCACCGCGAACCGCAGATCCGGCACCCGGTACGCCTCGATCCGCCACCGGTGGTTACGGTCCCGCCAGACCGCCGAAGGGTCCACCACCTGACCCTAACCACCACCGCAGACCCCCGCCGGCGAACCTCAACCCACCACCGACCGACTGTCGTCGGCATGCCGACGGGTCACCCCCGTGGCATCCAACAACTCCAACAACGGCACCGCCACCCGACGGGTGGTGTCCAACGCCCGCCGCGCCGCACCGACCGTGAACGGCTGCGGCAGACCCGC
Above is a window of Micromonospora yangpuensis DNA encoding:
- a CDS encoding DUF881 domain-containing protein, with amino-acid sequence MTGPAGEDREPATERVYVPDFLTELFRNPLDPGYAEAAARPRPTGGVGWSARLVSVVVLVALGFLFAVAYRQTVAEEPGRSQARAGLVEQINQRQQQSDELTTRADELRDEVTRLRGLALSGSDAARLRELEAGTGVGRVRGDGVVVRLADPPENPNAVTGGDGANGPDRVIYSDLQRVANGLWGVGAEAVAINGQRLTATSTIRSAGDAILVDFRPVTGPYEVSAIGGRDLRQRFEDSTTAALMRRVADTTGISFGVRTARELTLPAAAEPRLRYARPPVSPGPSPTAADERTSPESSDARTSPSPSGGGR
- a CDS encoding CDP-alcohol phosphatidyltransferase family protein — translated: MGPAGRVLTVPNVISFVRLLGVPLFLYLFLVVEADVAAIVVLAVGGTTDWVDGWAARRLGQVSRLGELLDPFADRLYILATLLAFTVREVVPWQFTVALLARELLLLGSLTVLRRHGYGPPPVHYVGKSATFLLLAAFPLLLLAAAVPGTATVAAAAGWSLAWWGLVLYWVAGALYVVQAGRLVRARSAGRS
- a CDS encoding MarR family transcriptional regulator, which encodes MERPPNLAVAIEAAAEALVGVLESAVTRHDLTVSPTQLRVLALISTRPELNVNRLAELLDVVPSSASRLCDRLEATGLVRRVADPRDRREVRLVPTAAAETLLGEVKQRRHRAVQAVLDRMPGRAQHELLLALLAFGQAVEVPAAAPENTARTA
- a CDS encoding PP2C family protein-serine/threonine phosphatase, whose protein sequence is MPDAPAGVSRALRAAPPDQLAEAADAAIRLALAACRTDVFIADYQISGLWPVLGGPLTDAGQQLAQRCFSSQQPVLDTGEDGRCRVFVPLSVWGERLGALLVELPRVPGADTVEQLGDVAGELAVALRAADRETDRYRRVRRRERLSMAAEMQWDLLPGRSVDQPGFLLAGQLEPAYTVGGDHFDWSLDGDRLTVTVLNGAGSGLPSALLTAVTVNAMRNARRSGGALVEQAELASDTIFYQHRGGRHVATLLLEVDVRAGRVRAVDAGSPHVLRLRGGAVTAITLEQQLPLGMFAETRYDVQEFDLVAGDRLFVVSDGVYAASPGGAEPYGQRAMARAMRATRLQPATEAVGTVMRELHAYHADADLRDDAVVVCLDWHGTHDQAG
- a CDS encoding universal stress protein produces the protein MNSAHNAAVVVGVDGSPQALRAVGLAATQAHRHQRPLRVVHAFIWPRLHLPTGGPSGSALRPQAEQLVTEAVDTARRTIPDLPVTGEIIDGEASAVLLGEAPTAAMIVLGDRGLGGFGALLVGSVAVQVTTYAPGPVLIARGADHPHGPVVVGVDGSPVSAAAVDFAAQEATLRGTDLVALHAYRHPTATSPGDMQPVVYDKQRLRQIHDQIVADAVADLTHRLPDLTVHRHPVPARTRTALLDASRQAQLLVVGGHGHGALGGLLLGSVSQAVLHHSACPVAVVRAPH
- a CDS encoding phosphatidylethanolamine-binding protein yields the protein MAGPRPGSNAYDKQRARLRTAVENSGRATDSEANDVANQVLREDRGQRGVVRGDRTYGPKGEREAGAPK